The Shewanella sp. MTB7 genome includes a window with the following:
- the rnr gene encoding ribonuclease R, producing the protein MIKDPHLKREQQNYENPIPSREYILDYLRSETSPLNRERIAAALKLESEEQLEALRRRLRAMERDGELVFTRGQAYGLPERMDLLTGTIIGHKDGFGFLKLEEGGDDLFINNRDMLMYFHGDKVLAQKAGVDRKGRREARIVRLVQQRAAALVGRFHLDSGMAFVIADDRRITQEILIPDEDRNGARQGDIVVLELTRRPGRYVKAAGKVTEVLGQQMAPGMEIEIALRNYDLPHTWSSLIEKKLRAIPDEVTEDDKKGRIDLRKLPLVTIDGEDARDFDDAVYAEKKKSGGWRLWVAIADVSHYVRTESALDKEARARGNSVYFPSQVIPMLPEKISNGLCSLMPEVDRLCMVAEMTISAVGKLSGYKFYPAVMHSHARLTYTQVADMLEGGEVSDKLKPILPHLQTLQSLYLTLDKTRAERGAIAFETTETKFVFNADRKIDSIVPSNRNQAHKIIEECMILANVASAKFVKKHKGEVLYRVHESPSEQKLTNFKDFLKERGLTMDGGLEPTPKDYQAIMEKIADRPDAELIQIMLLRSMKQATYTPDNEGHFGLALEAYSHFTSPIRRYPDLILHRVIRYLLAKEAGEGKEKWTPGGGYNYQLEELDLLGVECSTTERRADEATRDVSDWLKCEFMQDHVGDTFEAVIASVTHFGMFVRLDKLFIDGLVHISSLGSDYYQYDNMRQRLVGETSGQIYQLGDAVTVKVAAVNLDDRQIELMMAGEEGKSKRPSRGKKPMTARERVNAEGAKLGKGEKSDKPKRRGSRSKTSASKGSGENSLDSGKTSKSGGAKKSGAKTKSAAKKSKAKKSSAKKSTAKSKVKASK; encoded by the coding sequence ATGATCAAAGATCCGCATTTAAAGCGTGAACAGCAAAACTATGAAAACCCCATTCCTAGCCGTGAGTATATTTTAGATTACTTGCGCTCTGAAACATCACCCCTTAACCGTGAACGCATAGCCGCAGCACTCAAGCTTGAAAGTGAAGAACAGCTTGAAGCATTAAGACGTCGACTCCGTGCGATGGAGCGTGACGGTGAGTTGGTGTTTACCCGTGGTCAAGCTTATGGCTTACCTGAGAGAATGGATCTGTTAACCGGTACCATCATAGGCCATAAAGATGGCTTCGGCTTCCTAAAGTTGGAAGAGGGCGGTGACGACCTCTTTATTAATAACCGCGACATGTTGATGTACTTCCACGGCGATAAAGTGCTGGCGCAAAAAGCTGGTGTCGATCGCAAGGGACGCCGCGAAGCCAGAATTGTACGTTTGGTTCAACAAAGAGCTGCGGCGCTTGTGGGCCGATTCCACCTCGACTCTGGTATGGCATTTGTTATTGCCGATGACAGACGTATAACTCAAGAGATCTTGATCCCAGATGAAGATCGAAATGGTGCACGTCAGGGCGATATCGTTGTGCTTGAGCTGACGCGTCGACCTGGGCGTTACGTTAAAGCCGCGGGTAAGGTGACTGAAGTACTCGGTCAACAGATGGCTCCTGGCATGGAGATTGAAATTGCATTGCGCAATTATGATCTGCCCCATACCTGGTCTAGCCTTATCGAGAAAAAACTGCGTGCGATCCCTGATGAAGTGACCGAAGATGATAAAAAAGGCCGTATCGACCTACGTAAACTGCCCTTAGTTACCATAGATGGCGAAGATGCTCGAGATTTCGATGATGCAGTTTATGCTGAAAAGAAAAAGAGTGGCGGCTGGCGTTTATGGGTGGCTATCGCTGATGTGAGCCATTATGTGCGTACAGAATCTGCGTTAGATAAAGAAGCGCGAGCTCGTGGTAATTCAGTCTATTTTCCATCGCAAGTGATCCCTATGCTGCCGGAGAAGATATCTAACGGGTTATGCTCATTGATGCCTGAGGTTGATCGGCTATGTATGGTGGCCGAGATGACTATCTCAGCTGTCGGTAAACTCTCTGGTTATAAGTTTTATCCGGCGGTGATGCACTCTCATGCACGGCTAACTTACACTCAAGTTGCTGATATGCTTGAAGGTGGAGAGGTGAGTGATAAACTTAAACCGATATTGCCACACCTTCAGACGCTGCAATCTTTATATCTTACCTTAGATAAGACTCGAGCTGAACGTGGTGCTATTGCATTTGAAACCACTGAAACTAAGTTTGTGTTTAATGCGGATCGCAAGATCGACAGCATAGTGCCGAGCAACCGCAACCAAGCCCATAAGATCATTGAAGAGTGTATGATCTTAGCTAACGTGGCATCAGCTAAGTTTGTTAAGAAGCATAAAGGTGAAGTGCTTTACCGAGTGCATGAGTCACCATCGGAGCAGAAACTCACCAACTTTAAAGATTTCCTTAAAGAGCGTGGTTTGACGATGGATGGCGGGCTTGAGCCAACGCCTAAAGATTATCAGGCGATTATGGAGAAGATTGCTGATAGGCCTGATGCTGAATTGATTCAGATCATGTTGCTCAGATCCATGAAACAGGCAACGTATACTCCAGATAATGAAGGTCACTTTGGGTTAGCACTCGAAGCATATTCTCATTTTACTTCGCCTATCCGTCGTTATCCTGATCTGATTCTACATCGCGTGATCCGCTATCTATTAGCGAAAGAGGCGGGTGAAGGAAAAGAGAAGTGGACACCAGGTGGTGGCTATAACTATCAGCTTGAAGAGTTAGATTTGTTAGGTGTAGAGTGTTCAACCACTGAGCGCCGTGCAGATGAAGCAACTCGTGATGTTAGTGACTGGCTAAAATGTGAGTTTATGCAAGATCACGTCGGCGATACGTTTGAAGCTGTGATCGCCTCAGTGACTCATTTCGGTATGTTCGTTCGTTTAGATAAACTGTTTATCGATGGCTTAGTGCATATATCGAGCCTAGGCAGTGACTACTATCAGTACGACAACATGCGTCAGCGTCTTGTGGGTGAAACCTCAGGTCAAATTTATCAACTTGGCGATGCGGTGACCGTTAAGGTCGCAGCTGTCAACTTAGATGATCGCCAGATAGAATTGATGATGGCGGGCGAAGAGGGTAAATCTAAACGCCCAAGCCGTGGTAAGAAGCCGATGACTGCCAGAGAGCGTGTTAACGCAGAAGGCGCCAAGCTAGGCAAAGGGGAAAAGAGCGATAAGCCTAAACGACGTGGTTCTCGCTCAAAAACCAGTGCGAGTAAAGGCTCAGGCGAAAATAGCCTAGATTCTGGCAAAACAAGTAAAAGCGGTGGAGCTAAAAAGTCTGGCGCTAAAACAAAATCGGCAGCTAAGAAGTCGAAGGCTAAAAAGTCTTCAGCAAAAAAGAGCACGGCCAAAAGTAAAGTCAAAGCAAGTAAGTAA
- a CDS encoding tetratricopeptide repeat protein, which yields MLRKKLIGSIANLSCSAFIILLILVAPLSSQAETQAVDIYSQEQLIELIRSKQYLARVKEDDCQLVQDIEARAEVLKQPLYQYLWGEMLNYGTCVKANPPRGMALMRDAVAQGSAEAMVRIAEYYYHGTFVFQDKNRAVQYVLPAAASGDLPARMLLVRLFGEGYGSYRDFELGYLWLYNDIFSDEATKKEAYELLKVLEQKIPPSIVARIKLQHLKSR from the coding sequence ATGTTAAGAAAAAAGTTGATAGGTTCTATAGCAAATTTGTCATGCTCTGCATTTATCATATTGCTGATACTAGTGGCTCCTTTGTCTAGCCAAGCTGAAACTCAAGCTGTAGATATCTATAGCCAAGAGCAGTTAATTGAGCTTATCCGTAGCAAACAATATCTGGCCCGTGTAAAGGAAGATGATTGTCAGCTAGTCCAAGATATTGAAGCGAGAGCTGAGGTGCTTAAGCAGCCGCTTTATCAGTATCTTTGGGGGGAAATGTTGAATTATGGCACTTGCGTGAAAGCCAATCCTCCAAGGGGAATGGCGTTAATGAGAGACGCCGTTGCACAAGGTAGTGCCGAAGCGATGGTGCGAATTGCTGAATACTATTATCATGGTACATTTGTATTCCAAGACAAAAATCGAGCTGTCCAGTATGTGTTACCTGCTGCGGCAAGCGGTGATCTACCTGCCCGTATGTTGTTAGTGAGACTATTTGGTGAAGGGTATGGCAGTTACAGAGATTTTGAGCTGGGATACCTGTGGCTATACAACGACATATTTAGCGATGAGGCAACCAAGAAAGAAGCCTACGAATTATTGAAGGTGCTTGAACAGAAAATACCGCCTAGCATTGTTGCCAGGATTAAGCTGCAGCACCTGAAATCCCGATAA
- a CDS encoding adenylosuccinate synthase — MGKNVVVLGTQWGDEGKGKIVDLLTEQAKYVVRYQGGHNAGHTLVIDGEKTVLHLIPSGILRDNVKCIIGNGVVLAPDALMTEINMLKERGVPVEERLLISEACPLILPFHCALDVAREKARGNKAIGTTGRGIGPAYEDKVSRRGLRVGDLFNAELFAEKLKEVMSYHNFMLTQYYHCDAVDYEETLKDALAIADYLKSMCVDVTELLDQARKAGEPILFEGAQGTLLDIDHGTYPFVTSSNTTAGGVATGSGFGPRHLDYVLGIMKAYTTRVGAGPFPTELKDEIGDYLGVKGHEFGATTGRKRRPGWLDAVAMKRAVQINSISGFCLTKLDVLDGLKEVKICVGYQYPDGSIATVTPLAAEGYEMVTPVLETMPGWSEVTFGATSLAQLPQAALNYIKRLEELLETPIDIISTGPDRNETMILVNPFS; from the coding sequence ATGGGCAAAAACGTCGTAGTTCTTGGCACCCAATGGGGTGACGAAGGAAAGGGTAAGATAGTTGATCTACTTACCGAACAGGCAAAATATGTCGTTCGATATCAAGGGGGCCACAATGCGGGTCACACTTTAGTTATTGATGGCGAAAAAACCGTTCTTCATCTTATTCCATCAGGGATCTTACGCGATAATGTAAAATGCATTATTGGTAATGGTGTGGTGCTTGCACCTGACGCTCTGATGACTGAGATCAATATGCTTAAAGAGCGTGGAGTTCCTGTTGAGGAACGTCTACTTATCTCTGAAGCATGTCCACTCATCCTTCCATTCCATTGTGCTCTAGATGTTGCCCGTGAAAAAGCTCGCGGTAACAAAGCTATTGGTACAACGGGTCGTGGTATCGGTCCTGCTTATGAAGACAAGGTTTCACGCCGCGGTCTTCGTGTTGGCGATCTGTTTAACGCAGAGCTATTTGCAGAGAAGCTAAAAGAGGTGATGTCTTATCACAACTTTATGCTAACCCAATACTATCACTGTGATGCCGTCGATTACGAAGAGACATTGAAAGATGCGCTTGCTATCGCTGATTACCTGAAGAGCATGTGTGTTGATGTTACTGAACTTCTGGATCAGGCACGTAAAGCTGGTGAGCCAATTCTATTTGAAGGCGCACAAGGTACATTGCTTGATATCGACCACGGTACTTATCCATTTGTAACCTCTTCAAATACTACTGCAGGTGGTGTTGCGACAGGTTCTGGATTCGGTCCACGTCATCTAGACTACGTCTTAGGTATCATGAAGGCTTACACCACACGTGTTGGTGCTGGTCCTTTCCCTACAGAGTTGAAAGACGAAATTGGTGATTACCTCGGTGTCAAAGGTCACGAATTTGGTGCAACTACTGGTCGTAAACGTCGTCCAGGTTGGTTAGACGCCGTAGCAATGAAGCGTGCAGTACAGATTAATAGTATCAGTGGCTTCTGCTTGACCAAGCTAGATGTATTAGATGGTCTTAAAGAAGTTAAGATTTGTGTTGGTTATCAATACCCAGATGGTAGCATTGCTACAGTGACGCCACTTGCAGCCGAAGGTTATGAGATGGTGACACCTGTACTTGAAACTATGCCAGGTTGGAGCGAAGTGACTTTCGGTGCGACTTCTTTAGCACAACTGCCTCAAGCCGCTTTGAACTACATTAAGCGTCTTGAAGAGTTACTCGAAACGCCAATCGATATTATCTCAACGGGTCCGGATAGAAACGAGACCATGATTCTGGTGAATCCGTTTAGTTAA
- a CDS encoding DUF2065 domain-containing protein — protein sequence MSLQLIMLALGIVLIIEGIGPLLFPNRWKAYLKDISNQNQQLLQRLGGGLVTAGVVLLIIFS from the coding sequence ATGTCTTTACAGTTAATCATGCTTGCACTCGGGATCGTGCTTATTATTGAAGGTATAGGGCCACTTTTGTTTCCTAATCGTTGGAAAGCCTATTTAAAAGATATTTCTAATCAAAATCAGCAGCTTCTACAACGTTTGGGTGGTGGTTTAGTGACCGCTGGTGTGGTTTTGTTGATTATTTTTTCATAA
- the rpsI gene encoding 30S ribosomal protein S9: MAATQYYGTGRRKTSTARVFVKVGTGNITVNKLPLDQYFGRETSRMVVRQPLELVEMTDKLDIIVTVKGGGNTGQAGAIRHGITRALMEIDETLRPSLRAAGFVTRDARKVERKKVGLRKARKKPQFSKR, encoded by the coding sequence ATGGCTGCAACTCAGTACTACGGCACTGGCCGTCGCAAAACATCTACAGCTCGCGTATTCGTGAAAGTAGGAACTGGTAACATTACTGTTAACAAGCTTCCTCTTGATCAATATTTTGGTCGTGAAACTTCTCGTATGGTTGTTCGTCAACCACTTGAGCTAGTTGAAATGACTGACAAGCTAGACATCATTGTAACTGTAAAGGGCGGTGGTAACACTGGCCAAGCAGGTGCAATTCGTCACGGTATTACCCGTGCATTGATGGAAATTGACGAAACTCTACGTCCTTCACTTCGTGCTGCTGGTTTTGTTACCCGTGATGCTCGTAAAGTTGAGCGTAAGAAAGTTGGTTTACGTAAAGCACGTAAGAAGCCACAATTCTCTAAGCGTTAA
- the rplM gene encoding 50S ribosomal protein L13, with translation MKTTFTATPETVTREWFVVDAEGKTLGRIATEIASRLRGKHKPEYTPHVDTGDYIIVINAEKVTVTGNKAKGKVYYSHSGFIGGIKQITFEKLQAHKPEMIIEKAVKGMLPKGPLGRAMFRKLKVYAGTEHNHAAQQPQVLDI, from the coding sequence ATGAAGACTACTTTTACTGCTACACCAGAGACAGTCACTCGCGAGTGGTTTGTCGTCGACGCTGAAGGTAAAACTTTGGGTCGTATCGCTACTGAAATTGCATCACGTTTACGTGGTAAGCACAAGCCAGAGTATACGCCACATGTTGACACCGGTGACTACATCATCGTTATTAACGCTGAGAAAGTTACTGTTACTGGTAATAAAGCGAAAGGCAAAGTGTACTACTCGCATTCGGGTTTCATTGGTGGTATTAAGCAAATCACTTTTGAAAAGTTGCAAGCTCATAAGCCTGAAATGATTATCGAGAAAGCGGTTAAGGGTATGTTACCTAAAGGTCCTTTAGGACGTGCCATGTTCCGTAAACTTAAGGTTTACGCTGGTACAGAACATAACCACGCTGCACAACAACCTCAAGTTCTTGATATCTAA